One segment of Streptomyces sp. XD-27 DNA contains the following:
- a CDS encoding ATP-binding protein has product MSHDLPQDWAYSLEFAHTPLAPHIARHTIRLILEAHGAAEIADTAELLTSELVTNTVHHAEGPASMRVVRNGDKGVRVSVYDTNPHLPTLDAGCYDDSETEHGRGIGLVAAFADDWGGCAIGPGIFGGGGKSVWFELGSGVG; this is encoded by the coding sequence ATGAGCCATGACCTGCCCCAAGACTGGGCGTACTCCCTCGAGTTCGCGCACACTCCCCTCGCCCCGCACATCGCCCGGCACACCATCCGCCTCATCCTCGAAGCCCATGGCGCAGCCGAAATCGCCGACACCGCAGAGCTGTTAACGTCCGAGCTCGTCACCAACACCGTTCACCACGCCGAGGGCCCGGCCTCCATGCGCGTCGTGCGCAATGGCGACAAGGGCGTGCGGGTCAGCGTCTACGACACCAACCCGCATCTGCCCACCCTGGACGCCGGCTGCTACGACGACTCCGAGACCGAACACGGGCGCGGCATCGGCCTCGTCGCCGCGTTCGCAGATGACTGGGGCGGGTGCGCGATCGGGCCCGGGATCTTCGGGGGCGGCGGCAAGAGTGTGTGGTTCGAGCTCGGATCGGGGGTCGGCTGA
- a CDS encoding serine/threonine-protein kinase — protein sequence MNSQQNWPDPPASPGGAATPPPPTVPPTAAGSAPAAAAVPDAAHGVFSPLAPDDPRSVAGYQIRAKLGAGGMGKVYLSYTPGGRAVAIKVIRPDFAQDPEFRRRFTQEVEAAQRVQGLFTAPVIDRDTDGPNPWLATAYIPGPSLHAAVAEFGPLPVPTVVLLVAGMAEALQVIHGAGIVHRDLKPANVLLASDGPRVIDFGIARAADATSLTASGVTVGSPAFMAPEQASGTGCSPATDVFALGQVAAYAATGTPPFGEGTSTAVLYRIVHEEPDLSRVPHELRELVSRCLAKAPEDRPGIAEIIAMCSAASAQTSLRRPEDWVPGAVAADITRRTNAPVPQPPPSTAPVGPTPTAPDIAPPPAGHATPPAAVPSTAVPLTAVPSTAVPSTAAQPGAFGAAGGAFTGYQPAQAPQPGPAPYPPAASAMPQPGAVAPGPPPKRRPGPILAGAIALVLVTAGATAFAMTRLKDDDTANAQQADGGGPKEKGEGKEQSPGDKPADDASESPAPTPQPTADTYKGVNLPEGYSLEFSDDPVRPISGIGHDIGYCTYAGGAADLCTDFTQTVLLDPGQKGSHEVCSSDTRYGTRVPLSKFSAGRQVCLTTQDGVLAMLTMRGKAPAGSTSDYITLDVTVWR from the coding sequence ATGAACTCTCAGCAGAATTGGCCGGATCCGCCCGCGTCTCCCGGCGGGGCGGCCACGCCTCCGCCGCCCACCGTTCCGCCGACGGCCGCCGGTTCCGCTCCCGCCGCCGCTGCCGTGCCTGACGCGGCGCATGGTGTCTTCTCTCCGCTCGCCCCCGACGACCCGCGTTCGGTCGCCGGCTACCAGATCAGGGCGAAGTTGGGCGCGGGCGGCATGGGCAAGGTGTATCTGTCGTACACGCCCGGCGGGCGGGCCGTCGCGATCAAGGTGATCCGGCCCGACTTCGCCCAGGATCCCGAGTTCCGGCGCCGGTTCACGCAGGAGGTCGAGGCGGCGCAGCGGGTGCAGGGGCTGTTCACCGCGCCGGTGATCGACCGCGACACCGACGGGCCGAACCCCTGGCTGGCCACCGCCTACATCCCGGGGCCCTCGTTGCACGCCGCCGTCGCGGAGTTCGGGCCGCTGCCGGTGCCGACCGTCGTGCTGCTCGTCGCCGGGATGGCCGAGGCGCTCCAGGTGATCCATGGCGCGGGCATCGTCCACCGCGACCTGAAGCCCGCGAACGTGCTGCTCGCGTCCGACGGGCCGCGGGTCATCGACTTCGGCATCGCGCGGGCGGCCGACGCGACGTCACTGACGGCCAGTGGGGTCACCGTCGGCTCGCCCGCGTTCATGGCGCCCGAGCAGGCGTCGGGCACCGGGTGCTCGCCCGCGACCGATGTCTTCGCGCTCGGCCAGGTCGCCGCGTACGCCGCCACCGGAACGCCCCCGTTCGGCGAGGGCACTTCGACCGCCGTTCTGTATCGGATCGTGCACGAGGAGCCCGACCTGTCGCGGGTGCCGCACGAGTTGAGGGAACTGGTCTCCCGCTGTCTGGCCAAGGCCCCGGAAGACCGTCCGGGCATCGCCGAGATCATCGCGATGTGCTCGGCCGCGTCCGCGCAGACCTCGCTGCGCCGGCCCGAGGACTGGGTGCCCGGCGCGGTCGCCGCCGACATCACCCGGCGGACCAACGCCCCGGTTCCGCAGCCCCCGCCGAGTACGGCGCCCGTCGGGCCCACGCCGACCGCCCCGGACATCGCGCCGCCCCCGGCCGGGCACGCGACGCCGCCTGCCGCGGTCCCGTCGACGGCGGTCCCGTTGACGGCAGTCCCGTCGACGGCAGTCCCGTCGACGGCGGCCCAGCCGGGTGCGTTCGGTGCGGCCGGGGGCGCGTTCACCGGCTACCAGCCTGCGCAGGCCCCGCAGCCGGGCCCCGCGCCGTACCCGCCTGCGGCCTCAGCGATGCCGCAGCCCGGAGCCGTCGCCCCGGGCCCGCCGCCCAAGAGGCGCCCGGGACCGATCCTCGCGGGAGCGATCGCCCTCGTCCTGGTCACCGCCGGAGCCACGGCCTTCGCCATGACCCGGTTGAAGGACGACGACACGGCGAATGCCCAGCAGGCCGACGGCGGCGGGCCGAAGGAGAAGGGGGAAGGGAAGGAGCAGAGCCCGGGCGACAAGCCTGCGGATGACGCGAGCGAGTCTCCCGCGCCCACGCCCCAGCCCACCGCCGACACCTACAAGGGCGTCAACCTGCCCGAGGGGTACAGCCTTGAGTTCAGCGATGACCCGGTGCGCCCGATCAGCGGCATCGGCCATGACATCGGGTACTGCACCTATGCCGGCGGGGCCGCTGACCTGTGCACCGACTTCACCCAGACCGTGCTCCTCGACCCCGGCCAGAAGGGCAGCCACGAGGTGTGCTCCAGCGACACCCGCTACGGCACCCGCGTCCCCCTGTCCAAGTTCAGCGCGGGCAGGCAGGTCTGCCTCACGACCCAGGACGGCGTCCTCGCCATGCTCACCATGCGCGGCAAGGCCCCCGCGGGTTCGACCAGCGACTACATCACGCTCGATGTGACCGTCTGGCGGTGA
- a CDS encoding SCO5918 family protein, whose protein sequence is MRCIIAGYPFDLTASEVEQAMSGIKPEPAAGECVVIGRRSYPVMQVGAVVTRQDRRDFTAFEVTRAMRKLGFTCRTGAGV, encoded by the coding sequence ATGCGCTGCATCATCGCCGGCTACCCCTTCGATCTCACCGCAAGCGAGGTGGAGCAGGCGATGAGCGGCATCAAGCCTGAGCCCGCCGCGGGCGAGTGTGTCGTGATCGGGCGGCGCAGCTACCCCGTCATGCAGGTCGGCGCGGTGGTCACCCGCCAGGACCGCCGCGACTTCACCGCCTTCGAGGTCACCCGCGCGATGCGCAAGCTGGGCTTCACCTGCCGCACCGGCGCAGGCGTCTGA
- a CDS encoding cold-shock protein — MATGTVKWFNAEKGFGFIEQDGGGADVFAHYSNIATQGFRELREGQKVTFDVTQGQKGPQAENIVPA; from the coding sequence ATGGCTACTGGCACCGTGAAGTGGTTCAACGCCGAAAAGGGTTTCGGGTTCATCGAGCAGGACGGCGGCGGCGCCGACGTCTTCGCGCACTACTCGAACATCGCCACCCAGGGCTTCCGCGAGCTGCGGGAAGGCCAGAAGGTGACCTTCGACGTCACGCAGGGCCAGAAGGGCCCGCAGGCCGAGAACATCGTTCCCGCCTGA
- a CDS encoding HAMP domain-containing sensor histidine kinase, with amino-acid sequence MGLRTKTALVIAGTAAIVATLIGLLVHHRTAEDQRRNAARAADAQLQDALDDYAAGIDSGALVNPRGLPATLRETITRRPVRATYLQHPGGGRDPVMWAAARIDGDVLAVRRSYAEQTRALTDLDQVLLGSGAAATALGCGLGIAVAATAGRRIGASARTAQRIADGDLTARVEPKGKDEIARLGAAVNTMADALSARLEAERRVTADIAHELRTPVAGLVTAVGLLPPGRPAELVSGGVDVLRRLVEDVLEVARLDVPGVEQAQREAVRLSTLARRAAAAAGGDGGGSAGDVDATVRGDVDVTVRTDATVETDPRRVERILINLISNARRHGAAPVTLEVDGHAVSVRDHGPGFPADLLTEGPRRFRTGARERGTGIGLGLTIVEGQAQVLGARVTYENPPTGGARVTLDLAPDTGQGPHS; translated from the coding sequence ATGGGACTACGCACCAAGACTGCCCTGGTCATCGCCGGGACCGCCGCGATCGTCGCCACGCTCATCGGCCTCCTGGTGCACCACCGCACCGCCGAGGACCAGCGGAGGAACGCGGCCCGCGCGGCCGACGCCCAGCTCCAGGACGCCTTGGACGACTACGCGGCCGGGATCGACAGCGGCGCCCTGGTCAATCCACGGGGCTTGCCGGCCACCCTGCGCGAGACGATCACCCGCCGCCCGGTGCGGGCCACGTATCTCCAGCACCCCGGCGGCGGCCGGGACCCGGTGATGTGGGCGGCCGCCCGTATCGACGGCGACGTCCTCGCCGTACGCCGCTCCTACGCCGAGCAGACCCGGGCCCTGACCGACCTCGACCAGGTGCTGCTCGGCTCCGGCGCGGCGGCCACCGCACTCGGCTGCGGGCTGGGCATCGCCGTGGCCGCCACGGCCGGACGCCGCATCGGCGCGTCCGCGCGCACCGCGCAGCGGATCGCGGACGGCGACCTGACGGCGCGGGTCGAGCCCAAGGGCAAGGACGAGATCGCCCGCCTCGGCGCCGCCGTCAACACCATGGCCGACGCCCTGAGCGCCCGCCTGGAGGCCGAACGCCGCGTCACCGCCGACATCGCCCACGAACTGCGCACCCCGGTGGCCGGCCTGGTCACCGCCGTCGGTCTCCTGCCCCCGGGCCGCCCGGCCGAACTGGTCAGCGGAGGCGTGGACGTACTGCGCCGCCTGGTCGAGGACGTCCTGGAGGTGGCTCGCCTGGACGTCCCGGGCGTGGAGCAGGCACAGCGCGAGGCGGTGCGGCTGAGCACGCTGGCGCGCAGGGCGGCGGCAGCGGCGGGCGGCGACGGCGGCGGCTCCGCCGGGGACGTCGACGCAACGGTCAGGGGGGACGTCGACGTCACGGTCCGTACGGACGCGACTGTCGAGACGGACCCGCGCCGGGTCGAGCGCATCCTGATCAACCTGATCAGCAACGCGCGGCGGCACGGCGCCGCACCGGTGACCCTGGAGGTGGACGGCCATGCGGTGAGCGTGCGCGATCACGGCCCGGGCTTCCCCGCCGACCTGCTGACCGAGGGCCCGCGCCGCTTCCGTACGGGCGCGCGTGAGCGGGGCACGGGCATCGGCCTGGGCCTGACGATCGTCGAAGGCCAGGCACAGGTCCTGGGTGCCCGCGTCACGTACGAAAACCCCCCGACCGGCGGCGCCAGGGTCACGCTGGACCTGGCGCCGGATACGGGACAGGGCCCGCACTCTTGA
- the cseB gene encoding two-component system response regulator CseB, with translation MTDVLLVEDDPLLREATQLSLETYGYEVRTASDGLTGLALFRDRAPDVAVLDVMLPHLDGVSLVRRIREESRLPVLLISARTDPVDVVLGLEAGADDYVTKPYDIPVLVARIRSALRRAADFPGSGPPEEEPPLRFGDLTVDTASMEVRRDGRLLDLTPTERRLVLEFAAQPGVVLSRTTLLERVWDYAWGGDTRVVDVHVQRLRAKIGRDRIETVRGFGYKLAT, from the coding sequence ATGACCGACGTGCTGCTGGTGGAGGACGACCCGCTGCTCCGCGAGGCCACCCAGCTCTCCCTGGAGACGTACGGGTACGAGGTCCGCACGGCGTCCGACGGCCTCACCGGGCTGGCGCTGTTCCGGGACCGGGCCCCCGACGTCGCCGTCCTGGACGTCATGCTGCCGCACCTGGACGGGGTCAGCCTGGTGCGCCGCATCCGGGAGGAGAGCCGGCTGCCGGTGCTGTTGATCTCCGCCCGTACGGACCCGGTGGACGTCGTCCTCGGCCTGGAGGCGGGCGCCGACGACTACGTCACCAAGCCGTACGACATCCCCGTACTGGTCGCCCGCATCCGCTCGGCGCTGCGCCGGGCCGCGGACTTCCCCGGCAGCGGCCCGCCCGAGGAGGAACCACCGCTGCGGTTCGGCGACCTCACCGTGGACACCGCCTCCATGGAGGTCCGCCGGGACGGCCGACTGCTCGACCTGACCCCCACCGAACGCAGGCTGGTGCTGGAGTTCGCGGCCCAGCCGGGCGTGGTGCTCTCGCGCACGACGCTGCTGGAGCGCGTGTGGGACTACGCCTGGGGCGGCGACACGCGCGTCGTCGACGTCCACGTGCAGCGGCTGCGCGCCAAGATCGGCCGCGACCGCATCGAGACGGTCAGGGGCTTCGGCTACAAGCTGGCGACGTGA
- a CDS encoding SpoIIE family protein phosphatase, with amino-acid sequence MDTPAAVAVVGPDGALTSWSSGAQRLLRYSAAEVVGLPAAGLLASPLPDAARARLAARESWSGRVSLRDRDGGPVECALRARPLVDGDERTSWLLEAALHVDERTLDRADEPAADDPTEARLQSWAYLQSPFAQGIFDTDGRIRQINSVFERNAAASTRELRGLRLDEALHGPAFEADQALIDRVAATGRAEYVERFVHLPGEPQAHAWAIHVSPLKDPAGLVHGVMLSSLDFTEQYNARERLALLNEASRRIGSSLDVTRNAQELADVSVPGFADFISVDLLDAVLHGDEPAPIPAAGPLRLRRAALRSIVDPAVETGQLADYPASSPPTRCLVTGRGAVHLVSDPEISAWMTQDPVRAAWVREHWPHSFVVVPLQARGTNLGVVMFARLDSSIDPYGPADLEIAEELAGRAAVCIDNARRYTRERHTALALQESLLPRSLPEQAAVEVASRYLPAGSLAGAGGDWFDVIPLSGARVALAVGDVVGHGIHASAAMGRLRTAVRTLADVDLPPDELLSHLDDLVIRLGAESGGEADDTSGGLGGTGGLRATGGLGAGDFGGSSDLGATCLYAVYDPISRRCAMASAGHPPPVLVTPDGTVDVLDLAPGPPLGLGGLPFEAYELDVPQGSLLALYTDGLIEARHRDIDDGLRTLCNALSDAVPPPERTLGGAPTAPTAPTAPTLERTCDTVLKAMLDTRPADDVALLVARTQALDAAHVAVWDLPADPAVVAEARVRVADQLRVWGLEELTFVTELVASELVTNAIRYATPPIQLRLIKDRSLVCEVSDASSTAPHLRRARTFDEGGRGLMLVAQLTERWGTRHTGTGKTIWAEQATGRAGPPH; translated from the coding sequence ATGGACACACCGGCTGCCGTGGCCGTGGTGGGCCCTGACGGGGCGCTCACCAGCTGGAGCTCCGGCGCGCAGCGGCTTCTGCGGTACTCCGCCGCCGAAGTGGTGGGCCTGCCCGCGGCCGGTCTGCTCGCGTCGCCGCTCCCGGACGCCGCCCGCGCGCGGCTGGCCGCCCGCGAGAGCTGGTCCGGTCGGGTGTCGCTGCGCGACCGCGACGGCGGCCCGGTGGAGTGCGCCCTGCGGGCCCGCCCGCTGGTCGACGGCGACGAGCGGACCAGCTGGCTGCTGGAGGCGGCGCTGCACGTCGACGAGCGCACCCTCGACCGCGCCGACGAGCCCGCCGCCGACGACCCCACCGAGGCCCGGCTCCAGAGCTGGGCGTACCTCCAGTCCCCGTTCGCCCAGGGCATCTTCGACACCGACGGCCGGATCCGGCAGATCAACAGCGTCTTCGAGCGGAACGCCGCCGCCTCGACGCGCGAGCTGCGCGGACTCCGACTGGACGAGGCCCTGCACGGGCCGGCCTTCGAAGCGGACCAGGCGCTCATCGACCGGGTCGCGGCGACCGGGCGGGCCGAGTACGTCGAGCGGTTCGTCCACCTCCCGGGCGAGCCGCAGGCCCACGCCTGGGCCATCCACGTCTCACCGCTCAAGGACCCGGCGGGGCTGGTGCACGGCGTCATGCTGTCGTCCCTGGACTTCACCGAGCAGTACAACGCGCGCGAACGGCTGGCCCTGCTCAACGAGGCCAGCAGGCGGATCGGCAGCAGCCTGGACGTCACCCGCAACGCCCAGGAGCTGGCCGACGTGTCCGTCCCCGGGTTCGCCGACTTCATCTCGGTCGACCTGCTGGACGCCGTCCTGCACGGCGACGAACCGGCCCCGATCCCGGCCGCCGGCCCCCTGCGGCTGCGCCGTGCGGCGCTGCGCTCCATCGTCGATCCGGCGGTCGAGACGGGCCAGCTGGCCGACTACCCGGCCAGTTCGCCGCCGACCCGCTGCCTGGTCACCGGCCGGGGCGCGGTCCACCTGGTCAGCGACCCGGAGATCTCGGCCTGGATGACGCAGGACCCCGTCCGCGCCGCCTGGGTGCGTGAGCACTGGCCGCACTCGTTCGTGGTGGTGCCGCTCCAGGCGCGCGGCACCAACCTGGGCGTGGTGATGTTCGCCCGCCTGGACTCGTCCATCGATCCGTACGGTCCCGCGGACCTGGAGATCGCCGAGGAGCTCGCCGGGCGCGCCGCGGTCTGCATCGACAACGCCCGCCGGTACACCCGCGAGCGGCACACCGCGCTCGCCCTGCAGGAGAGCCTGCTGCCGCGCAGCCTTCCCGAGCAGGCGGCCGTCGAGGTGGCCAGCCGCTATCTGCCCGCCGGTTCGCTGGCCGGTGCGGGGGGCGACTGGTTCGACGTCATCCCGCTCTCCGGCGCCCGCGTCGCCCTGGCCGTCGGCGACGTGGTCGGCCACGGCATCCACGCCTCGGCGGCCATGGGACGGCTGCGTACCGCCGTACGCACCCTCGCCGACGTCGACCTTCCGCCCGACGAGCTGCTCTCGCACCTGGACGACCTGGTGATCCGCCTCGGCGCGGAGAGCGGCGGCGAGGCGGACGACACGAGTGGCGGCCTCGGAGGGACCGGCGGGCTCCGGGCGACCGGCGGCCTCGGGGCCGGCGACTTCGGCGGCTCCAGCGACCTCGGCGCCACCTGCCTGTACGCGGTCTACGACCCGATCTCCCGCAGGTGCGCCATGGCCAGCGCCGGCCACCCGCCGCCCGTCCTGGTGACGCCGGACGGCACGGTCGACGTGCTCGACCTGGCACCGGGCCCGCCGCTGGGCCTGGGCGGGCTGCCGTTCGAGGCGTACGAGCTCGATGTGCCCCAGGGCAGCCTGCTGGCGCTCTACACGGACGGCCTGATCGAGGCCCGCCACCGCGACATCGACGACGGCCTGCGCACGCTGTGCAACGCGCTCTCCGACGCCGTCCCTCCCCCGGAGCGGACTCTGGGAGGTGCCCCCACTGCCCCCACTGCCCCCACTGCTCCCACGCTGGAGCGCACCTGCGACACCGTGCTCAAGGCGATGCTGGACACGCGGCCCGCCGACGACGTCGCGCTGCTCGTCGCCCGTACCCAGGCGCTGGACGCCGCGCACGTCGCCGTCTGGGACCTGCCCGCGGACCCCGCGGTGGTCGCCGAGGCGCGCGTCCGGGTCGCCGACCAGCTGCGGGTATGGGGACTGGAGGAGCTCACCTTCGTCACCGAGCTGGTGGCCAGCGAGCTGGTCACCAACGCCATCCGGTACGCCACCCCGCCCATCCAGCTGCGGCTGATCAAGGACCGGTCCCTGGTCTGCGAGGTCTCCGACGCCAGCAGCACCGCGCCGCATCTGCGCCGGGCCCGCACCTTCGACGAGGGCGGGCGGGGTCTGATGCTGGTCGCACAGCTCACCGAGCGCTGGGGCACCCGGCACACCGGCACCGGCAAGACCATCTGGGCCGAGCAGGCCACGGGCCGTGCGGGGCCGCCGCACTGA
- a CDS encoding tellurite resistance TerB family protein → MALWDRLKDSAQTMQAQLMAKKNELKSGAFRDASMAMCALVAAADGSIDPSERQRVAQLIATNDVLQNFPSDDLHRRFEENVNKLTADFALGKVSVMQEIGKAKKKPAEARAVIQIGIVIGGADGYFDPTEQAVVREACFALDIPPAEFDL, encoded by the coding sequence ATGGCTCTGTGGGACCGGCTCAAGGATTCGGCCCAGACGATGCAGGCTCAGCTCATGGCGAAGAAGAACGAGTTGAAGAGCGGGGCGTTCCGGGACGCGAGCATGGCGATGTGCGCCCTGGTCGCGGCGGCGGACGGCTCGATCGACCCGTCCGAGCGGCAGCGCGTCGCCCAGCTCATCGCCACCAACGACGTGCTCCAGAACTTCCCGTCGGACGACCTGCACCGCCGCTTCGAGGAGAACGTCAACAAGCTGACCGCGGACTTCGCCCTCGGCAAGGTCAGCGTCATGCAGGAGATCGGCAAGGCGAAGAAGAAGCCCGCCGAGGCACGGGCCGTCATCCAGATCGGCATCGTCATCGGCGGCGCCGACGGCTACTTCGACCCGACCGAGCAGGCCGTGGTCCGCGAGGCGTGCTTCGCGCTGGACATCCCGCCGGCCGAGTTCGACCTCTGA
- a CDS encoding ankyrin repeat domain-containing protein yields MNRRRQKKLSKRLVLAVIRDDAAQVAAVLRAGAHPETPDPEGTTPLYQASVNGAAHLVRLLLAAGAPPDTESGHGEQGTPLCGAACWGHTDAVRELIAYGADVNLREDHGTGHSPLDWAMSGPHPETAAVLLAAGAKPRDEAG; encoded by the coding sequence ATGAACAGGCGACGGCAGAAGAAGCTGTCCAAGCGCCTTGTCCTCGCGGTGATCCGCGACGACGCCGCGCAGGTGGCGGCGGTCCTCAGAGCCGGCGCCCATCCGGAGACGCCCGACCCGGAGGGCACGACGCCGCTCTACCAGGCATCGGTGAACGGCGCGGCGCACCTCGTCCGCCTGCTGCTGGCCGCCGGGGCCCCGCCCGACACCGAGAGCGGGCACGGCGAGCAAGGGACGCCGCTGTGCGGGGCGGCGTGCTGGGGGCACACCGACGCCGTACGCGAACTCATCGCGTACGGCGCCGACGTGAACCTCCGCGAGGACCACGGCACGGGACACTCGCCGCTCGACTGGGCGATGAGCGGCCCGCACCCGGAGACCGCGGCCGTGCTGCTCGCGGCGGGGGCGAAGCCGCGGGACGAGGCCGGCTGA
- a CDS encoding helix-turn-helix transcriptional regulator, with protein sequence MSEGTELGRYLRARRARITPEEVGLPAGAGIRRTPGLRREELATLAGVSVDYYTRLERGRETNPSPAVVDALSRALRLCEDAHERLHDLAELASGRYTQPQPTTEHTVRESVLRMLEAVRPLPAYVVSRYNHALAANPAARRLMPGLWDWPPEQRNLTRYLFLHPVGRTLYQPWEENVTKSVAHLRAVGGADPESPELAALVGELLLNSPDFARIWARYDVGERGGGSKTFAHPKVGMMTLTYEVMTLARTGGQRLVVYQAPPGTADEAAMLRLEPAARAVAGPSGQEGERT encoded by the coding sequence ATGTCAGAGGGCACTGAGCTGGGCAGGTACCTGCGGGCGCGCCGCGCACGGATAACCCCCGAGGAGGTGGGTCTGCCCGCGGGCGCCGGCATCCGCCGCACGCCGGGGCTGCGCCGCGAGGAGCTGGCGACGCTCGCGGGTGTGAGCGTCGACTACTACACGCGGCTTGAGCGCGGCCGCGAGACCAATCCCTCACCCGCCGTCGTCGACGCGCTCAGCCGGGCCCTGCGCCTGTGCGAAGACGCCCACGAGCGCCTGCACGACCTCGCCGAACTGGCCTCGGGGCGTTACACACAACCCCAGCCCACCACCGAGCACACGGTGCGCGAATCCGTCCTCCGGATGCTGGAGGCGGTGCGTCCGCTGCCCGCGTACGTGGTCAGCCGCTACAACCACGCGCTGGCCGCCAACCCGGCGGCGCGTCGCCTGATGCCCGGCCTGTGGGACTGGCCGCCGGAACAGCGCAACCTCACCCGCTATCTGTTCCTGCACCCCGTGGGGCGCACGCTCTACCAGCCCTGGGAGGAGAACGTCACCAAGTCGGTGGCGCACCTGCGCGCGGTCGGCGGCGCCGACCCGGAATCGCCCGAGCTGGCGGCCCTCGTGGGCGAACTCCTCCTGAACTCACCGGACTTCGCGCGGATTTGGGCACGATACGACGTGGGCGAGCGGGGCGGCGGCTCCAAGACCTTCGCGCACCCGAAGGTCGGCATGATGACGCTCACGTACGAGGTCATGACGCTCGCCCGGACCGGCGGCCAGCGCCTCGTCGTCTACCAGGCCCCGCCGGGCACCGCGGACGAGGCGGCGATGCTCCGCCTGGAGCCCGCGGCACGCGCGGTCGCCGGGCCGTCCGGTCAGGAGGGGGAACGGACATGA
- a CDS encoding MFS transporter has product MSSALASRQQRRSAARAEHRPAPRASAPSPGSPTSPASPASSSVALIAALLGFTVITIDVSAVNIALPAIRASLHGGMSGLQWVVDAYTLMFAALMLSAGALADRAGARRAYAWGVALFTLASLGCALAPGIGPLIAARAVQGGAAAVVMPASLALIRQAYDDPRHRARAIALWTVGGSAAVAAGPVLGGVLTEAAGWRTVFLLNLPIGAAILVLLARTAPSPRRPAPIDLAGQTTAVLALAGLAYGVIEGGHTGWTSAPVLTAFCVAVAAAFAFHAAEKRHRAPVVPLGMLRQRQVTVPLAVGFAVNAGFYGVVFLLGLYCQQLRGMTGTAAGLMFVPLAVVITSMNLVSPRLAERVGRRAVIVAGQAVLALAMFALLPLTAHTPLWLVLVLLIPTGMGGALAVPALTALLMDAVPGHRVGTASGLLNSLRQTGGALAVALFGVLLAGGGTGEGFSLPGMRAGLVATGLTLCATTALAAWLLPRDRRSGEDQRDQQNRPDQRDQRS; this is encoded by the coding sequence ATGTCGTCCGCCCTTGCCTCACGGCAGCAGCGAAGGTCCGCCGCGCGTGCGGAACACCGTCCCGCGCCGCGGGCGTCGGCGCCGTCCCCGGGCTCCCCCACCTCCCCCGCCTCCCCGGCCTCCTCCTCCGTCGCGCTGATCGCCGCCCTCCTCGGCTTCACCGTCATCACCATCGACGTCTCCGCGGTCAACATCGCGCTGCCCGCCATACGCGCCTCGCTGCACGGCGGCATGTCAGGGCTCCAGTGGGTCGTCGACGCGTACACGTTGATGTTCGCGGCGCTGATGCTCTCCGCCGGGGCCCTCGCCGACCGGGCGGGCGCGCGGCGCGCCTACGCCTGGGGTGTCGCCCTGTTCACCCTCGCCTCGCTCGGCTGCGCCCTCGCCCCCGGCATCGGCCCGCTGATCGCGGCGCGCGCCGTCCAGGGCGGGGCGGCGGCGGTCGTCATGCCCGCCTCGCTCGCGCTGATCCGGCAGGCGTACGACGATCCGCGGCACCGCGCACGCGCCATCGCGCTGTGGACGGTGGGCGGCTCCGCCGCCGTGGCCGCCGGGCCGGTGCTCGGCGGCGTCCTCACCGAGGCCGCGGGCTGGCGCACCGTCTTCCTCCTGAACCTCCCCATCGGGGCCGCGATCCTGGTGCTCCTCGCCCGCACCGCGCCCTCGCCGCGCCGCCCCGCCCCCATCGATCTCGCGGGGCAGACCACCGCCGTCCTCGCCCTCGCCGGTCTCGCGTACGGGGTCATCGAGGGCGGGCACACCGGCTGGACCTCCGCGCCGGTCCTCACCGCGTTCTGCGTCGCGGTCGCCGCCGCGTTCGCGTTCCACGCCGCCGAGAAGCGGCACCGCGCGCCCGTGGTCCCGCTCGGCATGCTGCGGCAGCGGCAGGTCACCGTGCCCCTCGCGGTCGGCTTCGCCGTGAACGCGGGCTTCTACGGCGTCGTGTTCCTGCTCGGCCTCTACTGCCAGCAGCTGCGCGGCATGACGGGCACGGCGGCGGGGCTGATGTTCGTCCCGCTGGCGGTGGTCATCACGTCGATGAACCTCGTGTCCCCGCGGCTGGCGGAACGCGTGGGCCGCCGCGCGGTCATCGTCGCGGGCCAGGCGGTCCTGGCCCTGGCGATGTTCGCCCTGCTCCCGCTGACGGCCCACACCCCGCTCTGGCTGGTGCTGGTGCTGCTCATCCCCACGGGCATGGGCGGCGCGCTGGCCGTCCCCGCGCTCACCGCCCTGCTCATGGACGCGGTCCCCGGCCACCGGGTCGGCACGGCCTCCGGCCTGCTCAACTCCCTCCGCCAGACGGGCGGAGCCCTGGCCGTCGCGCTGTTCGGCGTACTCCTCGCGGGCGGCGGCACGGGCGAGGGCTTCTCCCTCCCCGGCATGCGCGCGGGCCTCGTCGCGACGGGGCTCACGCTGTGCGCGACGACGGCCCTGGCCGCCTGGCTGCTGCCACGGGACCGGCGCAGCGGAGAGGACCAGCGGGACCAGCAGAACCGACCGGACCAGCGGGACCAGCGGAGCTGA